TCGTCACTGCCATCAGCCGCTCGACGTGCCGTTCGTCGATCTTGGCGCTTCGCCACCTTCCAATTCCTATCTGACTACCGCCGCGCTCGATCGGCCGGAGCGTTATTATCCGCTGCGCGTGGCGGTCTGTTCGTCGTGCTGGCTGGTGCAGACCGAGGATTTCACCGACCGCGAAGAGTTTTTCTCCGAGGATTACGCTTATTTCAGCTCGTTCTCGACCGGCTGGCTAGATCATTCGCGTCGCTATGTCGAGGCGATGCGCGACCGGTTCGCACTGGATTCCGGGTCTCTAGTGGTGGAAGTCGCCGCCAATGACGGTTATCTGCTCCAATATGTGACAGCGGCCGGCATCCGCGCGCTGGGAATTGAGCCCACCCACAGCACCGCCAACGCCGCGCGCGCCAAGGGAATAGAGATTGTCGAGGAATTCTTCGGGGTGGCGCTGGCCGAACGGCTGGTTACAGAAGGACGCAGCGCCGATTTGACCGCTGCGAACAACGTGCTGGCACATGTTCCCGACATCAACGATTTCGTAGCCGGATTCGCCCGGTTACTGAAGCCGGCCGGGGTCGCGACTTTCGAGTTCCCGCACCTGCTGGAGATGGTAACCCATGGTCAGTTCGACACGGTCTATCACGAGCATTACTCTTATCTGTCGCTGACTGCCGTCGATCGCATCTTCGCCGCGAACGGACTTCAGGTGTTCGACGTCGACCAGATCCAGACTCATGGCGGCAGCTTGCGCGTCTATGCGCAGCGCCTCGATACGGGTTTGCGAACGCGAGGGGGCGTTGTAGAAGCGTTGTTACGGACCGAAGTTGATCGCGGCGTCGCGACTGCGGCCTTTTACAAAGGCTTTCAAAGCCGAGTTGATCGACTGAAGGATGAATTCGTCCGCTTCCTGCTCGATGCCAAGCGCGACGGACGGAAGGTTGCCGCCTATGGCGCCGCGGCGAAGGGCAACACGCTGCTCAACTTTGCGGGGGTGCGGCACGACCTTCTTCCCTGGGTAGTTGATCGCAATCCTGCCAAAGCGGGCAAGTTTATGCCGGGCAGCCATATCCCGATCGTGGACGAGGATCGAATCCGCGCGGAGCGACCCGAGCTGATCGTGATCCTACCCTGGAACATCAAGGACGAGGTCATGGAGCAGTTGAGCTATGCGCGCGAATGGGGCGCCAAGTTCATTACGGCTATTCCGGAACTAGAAATCCGATGAGCCGTATCCATTACACGAAGCCTTCGATCACGGATCTTGAGGTCGAGTTCGCGTCCGATGCCGCACGCAACGGCTGGGGCAGTGCATGCTATGCCTATATCGAACGGTTCGAGCGCGAGTTCGCCGCGTTTCTTGGCTGTCGCCATGCCATTGCCACGTCCAGTTGTACTGGGGCCTTGCATCTCGGGCTCGCGGCAGCGGGCATCGGCGCGGGTGACGAGGTGATCGTCGCTGACACGAATTGGATCGCCTCCGTTGCTCCTGTCACCTACCTCGGTGCCACGCCGATTTTCGTCGACGTTCTGCCCGATAGCTGGTGCATCGATCCGGCTGCAGCCGAGGCGGCGATTACGTCTAGGACGAAGGCGATCATCGCGGTACACCTGTACGGCAATCTGGCTGACCTACGCGCGCTTCGGGCTGTCGCCGATCGGCACGGCCTGTTGCTGATCGAAGATGCCGCAGAGGCATTCGGGTCGATCTATCACGACACGCGCGCGGGCGCGTTTGCGGACTTCGGCATCTTCTCGTTTCACGGCACCAAGACGCTGACGACGGGCGAGGGTGGGATGTTCGTGACCTCGCGTGCGGATCTGTATGAGAAGGTGCTGACGCTCAACAACCATGGGCGTGTGACGGGTCAGACCAAGCAATTCTGGTCAGATATAATTGGCTATAAGTACAAGATGTCGAACATGCAGGCTGCGATAGGTTGTGCGCAGCTTCAGCGTGCCGACGAGCTGATCGCGGGCAAGCGCCGTGTGTTCGAAACGTATCACGACTTATTGAGCGACTTGCCGCTTAGCATGAACCCCGAACCGGAAGGATGCGTCAATGGCTATTGGATGCCGACGATCGTCATCGACGAAGGAGCAGCGTTCGACCGCCAGGTCGTACTGGACGCCTTCAAGGAGGATGAGATTGATGGGCGCGTGTTCTTCTGGCCCGTCAGCATGCTCCCCATGTTCGAGAGCCGCCCGGAAAACGCGATCAGCTATTCTCTTTACCGGCGAGCGCTGAACCTTCCCAGTTATCACGACTTGACCGAGGAGGAGATGGCGCGGGTCGCCAACGTGATCCGTACCGTGGTTGGATAGGATGCGCGACTACATTCTCTGGGGCGCGACGGGCCAAGCAAGGGTCCTGATCGAACTCCTCGCGGGCCAGTCGATGCAGCTGGTCGCGTTGGTGGATCGCGCCGTGGCGGAGCCTCCGCTCCCAGGCGTGACGATGCTGCGCGATGCTGAAGCATTGGACACGTGGCTAAACGAACGAGAGGCGCCGCTGCCCGGCGCGCTGGTCGCGATCGGCGGTCATCATGGTGCGGAGAGGCGCCGATTGCAGCAGGCGCTGCAGCAGCGCGGGGTGAAGATCCTTTGCGCCATCCATCGTGCCGCCTATGTGGCCACCGACGCGATGGTCGGGGCGGGTAGCCAGGTGTTGGCTGGCAGCGTGGTCGCCGCCCGAGCCCAACTGGGCGAGGCGGTCATCGTTAATACCGGCGTAACTGTAGATCATGATTGCGTGATCGATGCAGGAGTTCACCTCGCTCCAGGTGTCACGCTCGCCGGCGAGATAATGGTCGGCAGGGATGCCTTCGTCGGCGCCGGGGCGACTGTGCTGCCCCGTCTGCGAATCGGGGCGGGGGCGATCGTCGGGGCCGGCGCGGTGGTGACGCGCGACGTTGTCGCGGGCGCGACCGTCGTCGGAGTTCCGGCGAGGGCGATTTCCGCAAGCGGATCGGCATGACGATCGCGCGTATCCTTCAAGCTTATGTAGAGCGGCAGATCGCCCATGTGGTCCCAGGCTTTTCCGATGCGATCTCTCTTCCCCTCGCTGCTGTCGAGGAGGCGGTGGAGCGGATCGAGTGCAACGTCCGCGCGCAGCATGGCGGCGAACGAGGATTTGACCCGCTCATCTCCGGGCAATATGCCACCTTCCTGTATTATCTCGCCCATGTGCTTCGTATGGATCGTGAACGAGCGACGCACGTCTTCCTGCTCAACAAGGCACTGAACGGAATCGACTTATTTTACGACGTGGTTATGCCCGATCATTTCCTCATTGGGCACACGGTAGGGATGGTATTTGCTAAGGCCGACTATGGCGATTACTGCGTCTTTCATCAGGGATGCACGGTCGGACGCATCTTGGCGGATCGCCCGATACTAGGCGAGGGAGTCGTCATCTATCCTGGCGGTGCTATCATCGGGCGCTGTCGCGTCGGGCCGAACACTGTCGTGTCAGCCGGCGTCCAGGTTATTAACACGGACACACCAGGCAACTGCATCGTGTTCCAAGGCGAGAATGGCCGGCCGTTCTTCAAGCCAATCAGGGAGCGCTTCTATGCGCGCTATTACCGGGCTTAGGCGACTGGCTGGTAGGTCGGCGGGCCTGCGCGTCAATCTCGTCGCGAACTATGTGGGTCAAGGATGGACTGCGATCGCCAACATCGCGTTCATCCCAGCCTACATCCATTATCTTGGCGTTCAAGCCTATGGGCTAATCGGCGTATTCGCTATCATCCTGTCGACCGCCAGCCTGCTTGACGGGGGTTTAACACCGACATTAAATCGAGAACTGGCGACCTTCTCCGCAGGAGGGCATACCGTCCAATATGTCCGCAACCTGCTGCGCACGATCAATCTGATCTGCGCGGCTGGGTTCGTTCTGGTGACGTTGGCGGGCTTGGCTGCAGCCCCGGCGCTGGCGGCGCACTGGATCGGCGATCGGTCGTTGCCGCCGGGGACGGTGGTTCAGTCGCTCTTTCTCATGATCTTGATGGCGGCTCTGCGTATCGTCGAGGGAGTACAGCGGAGCGCGTTGCTGGGTCTGCACCGACATGTCCTGCTGAACTTGCTGTCGATGATTACGGTGACTTTGCGTGCGGGAGGGGTCATCGCGCCGCTGGCACTCGTGTCGGCAACTCCGCAAATGTTCTTCTGCTGGCAGGCCACAATATCGGCAGTGTCAGTCGCCGCCTTCGCCGTGGCGGTGCGTAAGAGTATTCCTTCGTCCGAGCGCCGACCACGCTTCGACCCGGCGATCGTGCGAACGCTGCGGCATTTTGCGGGTGGCGTCCTAGGGGCGACGGCCTTGGCCGTGGTCCTGACTCAGGCGGACAAGATCCTCTTGGTCAAGCTAGTTCCGCTGGACCAGTTCAGCGCTTATGCCTTGGCGACCGCAATCGCGAGCGGGCTGTATC
This portion of the Sphingomonas phyllosphaerae 5.2 genome encodes:
- a CDS encoding class I SAM-dependent methyltransferase translates to MHCRHCHQPLDVPFVDLGASPPSNSYLTTAALDRPERYYPLRVAVCSSCWLVQTEDFTDREEFFSEDYAYFSSFSTGWLDHSRRYVEAMRDRFALDSGSLVVEVAANDGYLLQYVTAAGIRALGIEPTHSTANAARAKGIEIVEEFFGVALAERLVTEGRSADLTAANNVLAHVPDINDFVAGFARLLKPAGVATFEFPHLLEMVTHGQFDTVYHEHYSYLSLTAVDRIFAANGLQVFDVDQIQTHGGSLRVYAQRLDTGLRTRGGVVEALLRTEVDRGVATAAFYKGFQSRVDRLKDEFVRFLLDAKRDGRKVAAYGAAAKGNTLLNFAGVRHDLLPWVVDRNPAKAGKFMPGSHIPIVDEDRIRAERPELIVILPWNIKDEVMEQLSYAREWGAKFITAIPELEIR
- a CDS encoding DegT/DnrJ/EryC1/StrS family aminotransferase, whose translation is MSRIHYTKPSITDLEVEFASDAARNGWGSACYAYIERFEREFAAFLGCRHAIATSSCTGALHLGLAAAGIGAGDEVIVADTNWIASVAPVTYLGATPIFVDVLPDSWCIDPAAAEAAITSRTKAIIAVHLYGNLADLRALRAVADRHGLLLIEDAAEAFGSIYHDTRAGAFADFGIFSFHGTKTLTTGEGGMFVTSRADLYEKVLTLNNHGRVTGQTKQFWSDIIGYKYKMSNMQAAIGCAQLQRADELIAGKRRVFETYHDLLSDLPLSMNPEPEGCVNGYWMPTIVIDEGAAFDRQVVLDAFKEDEIDGRVFFWPVSMLPMFESRPENAISYSLYRRALNLPSYHDLTEEEMARVANVIRTVVG
- a CDS encoding NeuD/PglB/VioB family sugar acetyltransferase; this translates as MRDYILWGATGQARVLIELLAGQSMQLVALVDRAVAEPPLPGVTMLRDAEALDTWLNEREAPLPGALVAIGGHHGAERRRLQQALQQRGVKILCAIHRAAYVATDAMVGAGSQVLAGSVVAARAQLGEAVIVNTGVTVDHDCVIDAGVHLAPGVTLAGEIMVGRDAFVGAGATVLPRLRIGAGAIVGAGAVVTRDVVAGATVVGVPARAISASGSA
- a CDS encoding lipopolysaccharide biosynthesis protein, which produces MRAITGLRRLAGRSAGLRVNLVANYVGQGWTAIANIAFIPAYIHYLGVQAYGLIGVFAIILSTASLLDGGLTPTLNRELATFSAGGHTVQYVRNLLRTINLICAAGFVLVTLAGLAAAPALAAHWIGDRSLPPGTVVQSLFLMILMAALRIVEGVQRSALLGLHRHVLLNLLSMITVTLRAGGVIAPLALVSATPQMFFCWQATISAVSVAAFAVAVRKSIPSSERRPRFDPAIVRTLRHFAGGVLGATALAVVLTQADKILLVKLVPLDQFSAYALATAIASGLYQVVSPVSQSYYPVFTSRMASGQNQLAMSYHQGSQIVSATVGPPAAILSFFSGPVLTLWTGNPPLAAMASPILSLLALGTACHCAMYMPYMLQLSAGWSGLAMRMNIAAVLIVFPALLIVVPRAGMIGAAVIWLVLNAGALVTTIRIMHRRLLIGEMRRWYVQDLLIPFGVAFGVAALCRFLYPDTATPAVRLLALGASCVVTLIAGILTVSFLRERISSLVKRCLA